CATTTAGTTAAATGGTTTAATGTATGGATAATGGGTTCATCTATGAAACTCATATGAATGCAAAAGAAATATTGGATTCAACAATGTCTCAAAAATTTTGAACCATTTCATTGAATAGCCAAAGAAGAGTTAACATTCAAATACAATTCCAAAATAGCCAAATACACATGGCTAAGTTTACATATTTTTATCCAAAAATAGCCGAAGCTAATGTTTCTACTTCTATTACAACTTCATCTTAACAAAACAAAAGTAGAACATGTTCAGTACTGCTTCTTCAATCAGCCTCACTGTGTGTTTTAGGACCCCTGTTGCATGATGCTTGAGTTGTTTGTTGAGTTGCTCCTTGTGTTTAAGCTGCCTGCCTTCTCTCTCTTTTCTCCCTGGCAATTATTGCCCATGCTGAGTTTGACTTAGGCCTCCCCCCTTTATCCTTTTCTGGTACATGAGCAAGTGGATTTTTGCAGGTAGTTCTATTATGACCCAAGTGTCCACATTTACCACACTTGTTAGGTTTCTTAATCCTCTTGACGTAATCCctcttcttcccctttccttcatCTGGTtcttttctccttttcttttcagaTGGCCTTCCAGGGAGTCTTCTATGTGCAGGTGGATCTGGTTGTGGGTTTGCTGTTCTGTCCCACTAATTGGGTCCTGGCATAGGGCTTATTATTGGCTCATATGCCAACTGATAAACAGCTTTAGAGTACATAACATCCACATAGTTATGACGGCTTTTTCTCTACTTCAATATGCAAGCATAAGCATGAAGGCAAGGAATACCTGTTAATTGCCAGTGATTACAAGAGCACGTCCTCTCCTTTAAATTAATATCATGTCTGTCTGACATATACTCCACCTCCCATTTATCCACAATTGCACCAAAGCACTTACAAAATCTAGCTTGATCATGTGCCCATTCAAAGAACTTGTACACAAATGGCATATTAACTCCCTTGTATTTGATAATTCCTTGCCTCCTCTCACAATTTCTCAGCATAATGTACCTTCTCATCCACTCCATCTGAGTGAGAATTGGTTTATCTCTAGCCTCTTTTAAAACAGAATTGAAGGTCTCACACATGTTATTTAACAACATGTCAGACTTGGCAGTGTATGTGAAAGCATGTCTTGACCAACTCTCAGGTGGTATGGCAACTAAGTAAGCATGTGCCTCGGGTTTCAAAGCCTTGATTGCCTCTAAATGTGATAGGAAGTCATTCTAAACAAGAGAGGATAGCTCAGAATAATACATGAAATCtcgaaaaaataaaaacacaataagaCAGAAACCACAAACCTTATTTGTTGACTTGGCTGCCTTCCAAAAGTTCTCTTTAAATGCCATGCCTGTGAAATGCAATTTGAAGTTTGCCCATATATGTCGAACACAGAACCTAATGCCTGCTTTAGGAGTGATAGTAGAGAATGCTTCTAAAAGACCCTGTGGAATGAAAAATCATGTGAGAACAAAATATTAGCTACAAATTATACACAAAAAaataaattagagaaaaacaaAGTTAGAAAAAAGCACCTTCTGCATGTCAGACATGAAGGTGAGCCCTTTTCCTTCTTCATTGCTCCTTCCTACATCATTTAATAACAACACAAAAAACCATCTCCATGTTTGTGTGTTCTCAACCTCCACCACAGCCCATGCAATAGGGAAGATGTTGTTATTACCATCTTTCCCTACAGCTACCAAACACATTCCAGGATATGGCCCCTTCAAGTGAGACCCATCTACCCCAATTATTAGCCTGCAACCTCTTACAAACTCTTGCTTACATGCCTCTAGACACATATACATCCTCTGAAATACAGGAATATGCTTGTGCATTGTTTCACAAAGCACATGTGTGCTTGAACCAGGATTGTATTTTTCAATAACCTGAGCATAATCATACACTATCTTGTATTCATCTGAAGCATTACCATGAATCAATAATTTAGCCCTATCTCTAGCCCTCCACAGTTTGCTATAGCCTACTTCAACTAACAAATCCTTATACACTTGTGCTTTAAATTCCTTAAGCTTCCATGATGGTCTAATCCTCCAATCCTCCAAATACTTAGCAGCCAAAAATTCTGAAGTTACTTGCCTTGTATATGTACTAAAAGCACAGCTATGTTCTAACCCCATCCCCTTTATTTGAATGGCATCCTCTGAGTGAGTTATAGCAGCACAAACTCTGAACAAACACTTGTCAGGGTTATTGCAAGTGCAAGCTTTCACTTTTGACCTAACATTGTCCCACTCATAGTCACACTTGTTCACACAATAAGCTGAAAGTTTCTTTCTACCATTATGTAAATAGAAGAAATCATCCCCATTTTCAATAGCATATTGTTTTAATGCTAACCTAAGATCGACAACTGTTGGGAACTTCAAACCCAATTTCAGAACAATTTCCTTTTTAAAATCAACTTCAAGATTAAATATAGGATTTGGATCTATTTCTACTTCAACATCAGAACCTTGTAAACTCCTCAACTCTTCAGAATCACCATCACTTTCATTCTCTAACCTAACAACCAAGTTATCTACTCTAAATAACCCATTAGTTTTGAAAGTATGATCTATTGTAGTAGGTGAAACCTGAGTTTCTGGATCAACCTCATTTTATGTAGAAGAACTAGATCTCACTTCATTGAAGCTACTTCTTATTGAATGAAATATTTCTCCATGATTGATGTCCTGAAACAATTCTTCACCTATAACCCTATCGTCCTCAATGTCCTCAAAATGCTTTTCCACATCACTTGTTTCTGAACTTGAGGAGAAGTCCTCATCTACTTCCTCTGTCTCTTCAACAGTCACTGTCTCAAGCCTTCTTCTAACATTTAACTTACTCAACTCTACAGATGTGCTCACATGAGTACTTTTTGGAAAAGTTATTTGAAGTGGTGTGGGTTCTGCATAGGGAAATTGTAGGGATTTGTCTTTACTTTGTGAATTTTTTGGATGGATGTGTCCTCTAAGGCTTCTCCTCAATGGGGTAGTAGATTTATTGCAGCTGGTGCTTTGTTTATTATAAGCACTGGGGACCACATCAATATCACTTAAAAACTGGGTTAGCATTTGATTCTTTGTCCTTGGGGAGATTGAGTTCACTTTATGAGGTGTGTGGTCTTTTTGACATGGTAAGACTATAATCTACACAGACACAATATTAAAAGCATCCTTACTTTCCAACAACAATGATATATCCCACTCATCTATCAACATCCTTCTACCATTATTCAAGTTCCTCCCATGTAACTTATACCAAACCTCATACCTATCTGTTCCCACAAGTTCTCTAGCCTTCTCCATTATCACAACAAAGTTAATATCCCTCACAGACAAACCAGGATCTAATAACAACATCCCACCCACATATTCAGTCTTTCCCTTCTTGTATACGAAATTACCACCATGGTAATACCTCATACAAAGTGACATCCTACAATCAACACAATATACAAATAAAgttaaagaacaaaaaaaaatatgATTGATCCATCTACAAAACAAGAACAAGAAAAGTTGAAGTGGAAGCATTTCTTGCTGCCCGTTTTTGTGACAATAAAAAATACCAACTTTAGTTGACTACAAAGTGGTATACGTCTACAACAACACAACTAAGTTTTTGGTAAAGCAGCATCGACTTACCGCTTCACTTACTGCTCGACTTACCACTGTGAGAGGTATACATCAAGTATGAAAAAATCCCAATTTTCCAATTGAAATTATGCAGCatataaaaacccccaaattttacAAATAAGCATACTCACTATGAAATTAGGGTATCAAATTAAGAAATacgaaaaataaacaacataaaAAATAAGAAATTAACGATACTTACCAGAACTAAAGATGAAATATGGCTCAACAATGGTGTAAGATAGAGAATTTTGATGGAGAGGGTAAAAAGATAGTAGTAAATCTGggtaatttaattaaaatgatGAGATTGATAGTTAGGATGAGTTAATTTTAGGATTTTATTAAGTGAGGGCATAATAGTCATTAGACATGAAGGGGAGTGTGCTCAGGTGACTAAAATGTTACTTAGTCCCATTTTTCGTCATCTAGTAGTAGGACGAACTTAGTTGTATGATTATAGATAGTAATTtgcataattaattatattaGGTAGTAATTTAAAATTTTTTGACTTTAAAAGGTAGTAATATGCAAATTGGCCTAATTTTTATTGCTGATATTTTAATTAGGAGTTTAATAAAGGTTCCCTAAAAACCATAGAActagtttatttcctaattatattattactagtttatTTATTTCCTAGTTTCAGAATAATAGAATAAGGTAATTGTATAAGTCGGGTTTTAGGAAAATATTAACTTGTGAAGCAAGGCAGCACTAGGTCGTttattttctagtataaatagaggtcgttgtatgttattttcatatagataaagaattaataaaaaaaaaaaacagaacttTGCTTTGCTGCGTGCAATTGTGAATTTCGAATCGACGCGTTCATTCCAagctttgttattgtttgacgcgttttcaaactcTAAC
The Silene latifolia isolate original U9 population chromosome 11, ASM4854445v1, whole genome shotgun sequence genome window above contains:
- the LOC141613187 gene encoding uncharacterized protein LOC141613187; the encoded protein is MLTQFLSDIDVVPSAYNKQSTSCNKSTTPLRRSLRGHIHPKNSQSKDKSLQFPYAEPTPLQITFPKSTHVSTSVELSKLNVRRRLETVTVEETEEVDEDFSSSSETSDVEKHFEDIEDDRVIETQVSPTTIDHTFKTNGLFRVDNLVVRLENESDGDSEELRSLQGSDVEVEIDPNPIFNLEVDFKKEIVLKLGLKFPTVVDLRLALKQYAIENGDDFFYLHNGRKKLSAYCVNKCDYEWDNVRSKVKACTCNNPDKCLFRVCAAITHSEDAIQIKGMGLEHSCAFSTYTRQVTSEFLAAKYLEDWRIRPSWKLKEFKAQVYKDLLVEVGYSKLWRARDRAKLLIHGNASDEYKIVYDYAQVIEKYNPGSSTHVLCETMHKHIPVFQRMYMCLEACKQEFVRGCRLIIGVDGSHLKGPYPGMCLVAVGKDGNNNIFPIAWAVVEVENTQTWRWFFVLLLNDVGRSNEEGKGLTFMSDMQKGLLEAFSTITPKAGIRFCVRHIWANFKLHFTGMAFKENFWKAAKSTNKNDFLSHLEAIKALKPEAHAYLVAIPPESWSRHAFTYTAKSDMLLNNMCETFNSVLKEARDKPILTQMEWMRRYIMLRNCERRQGIIKYKGVNMPFVYKFFEWAHDQARFCKCFGAIVDKWEVEYMSDRHDINLKERTCSCNHWQLTGIPCLHAYACILK